In Bradyrhizobium sp. CCBAU 051011, the following are encoded in one genomic region:
- a CDS encoding long-chain fatty acid--CoA ligase, with protein MMDYAARAARADTFPKLLRLNAKEHGGEIALREKDLGLWRVFTWNDYQARVHDFALGLIELGLKRGDVIGIIGDNRPDWVAAEIATHAIGAMSLGLYRDVLDEEAAYLLSYGEAKLVFAEDEEQVDKLLALADRAPNLKHIVYSDPRGMRKYDDPRLMEAEKLAKMGRDRAAREPGLYDRLVDETRGEDVAILCTTSGTTANPKLAMLAAGRVLKHCATYLAFDPKGPEDEYVSVLPLPWIMEQVYALGKGLLCRMKVNFVEEPETMMHDFREIAPTFVLFAPRLWESIAADVRAGVMDSSPLKQKLFDIGMKTGLSALAQGKHSIFADQLLFRALRDRLGFTRLRSAATGGAALGPDTFKFFQAMGVPLRTLYGQTELLGAYTLHPAGKVDPDTTGVPMASDIEIRVDNPDVNGVGEIVVRHPNMFLGYYKNPEASTADIKDGWMHSGDAGYFNADRQLVVIDRIKDLAETSRGERFSPQYLENKLKFSPYIAETVVLGAGRDTLAAMICIRFSIISKWAEKNRISFTTYTDLSSRPEVYALLRKEVEGVNATLPPAQRISRFLLLYKELDADDGELTRTRKVRRSVINEKYADIIDAIYGGKSDIPVDTVIRFQDGTTQRIRTTLRVVDLGRDTPMAEAAE; from the coding sequence ATGATGGATTACGCCGCACGCGCCGCGAGGGCGGATACCTTTCCGAAGCTGCTGCGCCTTAACGCGAAGGAGCATGGCGGCGAGATCGCGCTGCGCGAAAAAGACCTCGGGCTGTGGCGCGTCTTCACCTGGAACGACTACCAAGCGCGCGTGCATGATTTCGCGCTCGGCCTGATTGAACTGGGTCTTAAGCGCGGCGACGTCATCGGCATTATCGGCGACAATCGCCCTGATTGGGTCGCGGCGGAAATTGCAACGCATGCCATCGGCGCCATGAGCCTCGGCCTTTACCGTGACGTGCTGGATGAGGAAGCGGCCTATCTGCTCAGCTACGGCGAGGCCAAGCTGGTGTTTGCCGAGGACGAGGAGCAGGTCGACAAGCTGCTGGCGCTGGCCGACCGCGCGCCGAACCTCAAGCACATCGTCTATTCCGATCCGCGCGGCATGCGCAAATACGACGATCCGCGGCTGATGGAGGCGGAAAAGCTGGCCAAGATGGGCCGCGACCGCGCCGCGCGCGAACCCGGCCTTTACGACCGGCTGGTCGACGAGACCCGCGGCGAGGATGTCGCGATCCTCTGCACCACCTCAGGCACGACAGCCAATCCCAAGCTGGCGATGCTGGCGGCGGGACGCGTGCTGAAACATTGCGCGACCTATCTGGCGTTCGATCCGAAGGGACCGGAGGACGAATACGTTTCGGTGCTGCCGCTGCCCTGGATCATGGAACAGGTCTATGCGCTCGGCAAAGGCCTGCTCTGCCGGATGAAGGTCAACTTCGTCGAAGAGCCCGAGACCATGATGCACGATTTCCGCGAGATCGCGCCGACCTTCGTCCTGTTCGCGCCGCGGCTCTGGGAATCGATTGCCGCCGATGTCCGTGCCGGCGTGATGGACTCTTCGCCGCTGAAGCAAAAGCTGTTCGACATCGGCATGAAGACCGGGCTTTCGGCGCTGGCGCAGGGCAAGCATTCGATATTTGCCGACCAGTTGCTGTTCCGCGCGCTGCGCGACCGCCTCGGCTTCACGCGGCTGCGCTCGGCCGCGACCGGCGGCGCTGCGCTCGGACCGGATACCTTCAAGTTCTTCCAGGCGATGGGCGTGCCGCTGCGCACGCTCTACGGCCAGACCGAACTGCTCGGCGCCTACACGTTGCATCCGGCCGGCAAGGTCGATCCCGACACGACGGGCGTGCCGATGGCCTCCGATATCGAGATCCGCGTCGACAATCCCGATGTCAACGGTGTCGGCGAGATCGTGGTGCGCCACCCCAACATGTTCCTCGGCTATTACAAGAATCCCGAGGCCTCGACCGCCGACATCAAGGACGGCTGGATGCATTCCGGCGACGCCGGCTATTTCAATGCGGACAGACAGCTCGTCGTCATCGACCGCATCAAGGATCTCGCCGAGACCTCGCGCGGCGAGCGCTTCTCGCCGCAATATCTCGAGAACAAGCTGAAGTTCTCGCCCTACATTGCCGAGACCGTCGTGCTCGGCGCCGGCCGCGACACGCTGGCGGCGATGATCTGCATCCGCTTCTCGATCATCTCGAAATGGGCGGAGAAGAACCGCATCTCGTTCACCACCTACACCGACCTCTCCTCGCGGCCCGAGGTCTATGCGCTGCTGCGCAAGGAGGTCGAAGGCGTCAACGCCACGCTGCCGCCGGCGCAGCGCATCTCGCGCTTTCTGCTGCTGTACAAGGAACTCGACGCCGATGACGGCGAACTGACCCGCACCCGAAAGGTCCGCCGTAGCGTCATCAACGAGAAATACGCCGATATCATCGACGCGATCTATGGCGGCAAGAGCGACATTCCCGTCGACACCGTGATCCGATTCCAGGACGGCACCACCCAGCGCATCCGCACCACGCTCCGGGTCGTCGATCTCGGCAGGGATACGCCTATGGCGGAGGCCGCGGAATGA
- a CDS encoding ABC transporter substrate-binding protein, which produces MTMKTLLSTASLALLLGSTAASAQAPIALGHLTDYSGPTSDVGTPFGQGVADTYAWINKNGGINGAKVNLDTVDYGYQVPRAIAQYKKWSGADKVSAILGWGTADTEALTGFLAQDKIPDISASYAAALSDPTGAGGKAKPAPYNFFYGPSYSDAVRGMLTWAAEDWKSKGKPGKPKFVHMGANHPYPNAPKAAGEAIAAELGFELLPPIVFALTPGDYSAQCLTLKSSGANYAYLGNTAGSNISVLNACKAAGVDVQFLGNVWGMDENAAKAAGAAADGVVFPLRTAVAWGGNAPGMKTFTEISKMSDTAGTTYRPVHYIAGVCTALYMKEAVEWAAKNGGATGENVKKGFYQKKDWVPAGGEGICNPSTFTETDHRGTLKVDLYRMKVAGATDAPLNDLVKNGGIKMEKVKTIDLPRKPEWLGW; this is translated from the coding sequence ATGACGATGAAGACTCTATTGAGCACCGCCTCGCTTGCTTTGCTGCTGGGTAGCACCGCGGCATCGGCCCAGGCGCCGATCGCGCTGGGACATCTCACCGACTATTCAGGGCCCACCTCGGACGTCGGAACGCCGTTCGGACAGGGTGTCGCCGACACCTATGCATGGATCAACAAGAACGGCGGCATCAACGGCGCCAAGGTCAACCTCGATACCGTCGACTACGGCTATCAGGTTCCGCGCGCGATCGCCCAGTACAAGAAATGGTCCGGCGCCGACAAGGTCTCCGCCATTCTCGGCTGGGGCACTGCCGATACCGAAGCGCTGACGGGATTCCTGGCGCAGGACAAGATCCCCGATATTTCGGCATCCTATGCCGCAGCGCTCTCCGATCCCACCGGCGCCGGCGGCAAGGCCAAGCCCGCGCCTTACAATTTCTTCTACGGCCCGAGCTACTCGGATGCCGTACGCGGCATGCTGACCTGGGCTGCCGAAGACTGGAAGTCCAAGGGCAAGCCCGGCAAGCCGAAGTTCGTCCATATGGGCGCCAACCACCCCTACCCGAACGCGCCGAAGGCGGCGGGTGAAGCGATTGCCGCCGAACTCGGCTTCGAGCTGCTGCCGCCGATCGTGTTCGCATTGACGCCCGGCGACTACAGCGCGCAGTGCCTGACCCTGAAGAGCTCGGGCGCCAACTACGCCTATCTCGGCAATACCGCAGGCTCCAACATCTCCGTGCTCAACGCCTGCAAGGCCGCCGGCGTCGACGTGCAGTTCCTCGGCAACGTCTGGGGCATGGACGAGAACGCCGCCAAGGCCGCGGGCGCTGCCGCCGATGGCGTGGTGTTTCCGCTGCGTACTGCGGTGGCATGGGGCGGCAACGCGCCCGGCATGAAGACCTTTACGGAAATCTCCAAGATGTCTGATACGGCCGGCACCACCTACCGTCCCGTGCATTACATCGCCGGCGTTTGCACCGCGCTCTACATGAAGGAAGCCGTCGAATGGGCTGCCAAGAACGGCGGTGCCACCGGCGAGAACGTCAAGAAGGGCTTCTATCAGAAGAAGGATTGGGTGCCCGCCGGCGGCGAAGGCATCTGCAACCCCTCGACCTTCACCGAGACCGATCACCGCGGCACGCTCAAGGTCGATCTCTATCGCATGAAGGTCGCCGGCGCGACCGATGCCCCGCTCAACGATCTCGTCAAGAACGGCGGCATCAAGATGGAGAAGGTGAAGACGATCGACCTGCCGCGCAAGCCCGAGTGGCTCGGCTGGTAA
- a CDS encoding ABC transporter ATP-binding protein, which yields MAHTLEVRGVSLRFGGVRALTEVSFGVNEGELFSIIGPNGAGKTSIVNCISGRYKPTEGKLFYRGKDITGLNPNARPRLGIGRTFQNLALFHHMSVLDNIMVGRHHLLKNNFITGSLYWLTGARREELEHRRKVEEIIDFLDLQSVRKATAGTLPYGLRKRVELARAMALEPQLILLDEPMAGMNFEEKEDMARYIVDLNEEFGMTVMMIEHDMGVVMDISHRVMVLDFGRKIAEGDPASVLADPHVKRAYLGEEDEVLVDPDDKPAPRESAA from the coding sequence GTGGCTCATACGTTGGAAGTGCGCGGGGTGTCGCTGCGCTTCGGAGGCGTCCGTGCGCTGACCGAGGTCTCATTCGGCGTGAACGAGGGCGAATTGTTCTCGATCATCGGCCCGAACGGCGCCGGCAAGACCTCGATCGTCAATTGCATTTCCGGCCGCTACAAGCCGACCGAAGGCAAACTGTTCTACCGCGGCAAGGACATCACCGGCCTCAATCCGAACGCACGGCCGCGGCTGGGCATCGGCCGCACCTTCCAGAATCTGGCGCTGTTCCACCATATGAGCGTGCTCGACAACATCATGGTCGGGCGGCACCACCTACTGAAGAACAATTTCATCACGGGCTCGCTGTACTGGCTGACCGGCGCCCGGCGCGAGGAACTCGAACACCGCCGCAAGGTGGAGGAGATCATCGACTTCCTCGACCTGCAGTCGGTGCGCAAGGCCACCGCCGGCACCCTGCCCTACGGCCTGCGCAAGCGTGTCGAACTCGCCCGGGCGATGGCGCTGGAGCCGCAACTGATCCTGCTCGACGAGCCGATGGCCGGCATGAACTTCGAAGAGAAGGAGGACATGGCGCGCTACATCGTCGATCTCAACGAAGAGTTCGGCATGACCGTGATGATGATCGAGCATGACATGGGCGTGGTGATGGACATCTCCCACCGCGTCATGGTGCTGGATTTCGGCCGCAAGATCGCCGAGGGCGATCCGGCGTCCGTGCTCGCCGATCCCCATGTGAAACGCGCCTATCTCGGCGAAGAGGACGAGGTGCTGGTCGATCCCGACGACAAGCCGGCACCGCGGGAGAGCGCGGCATGA
- a CDS encoding ABC transporter ATP-binding protein, with the protein MSEATEINRPATAAQAAAPLLSVHNIEVVYDKVILVLRGLSLEVPKGAIVALLGANGAGKSTTLKAISGLLKTEDGEVIRGEIVFDGERINGIDPDKIVRRGIFQVMEGRRIIADMTSIENLKLGAFTRTDNEIAADIDMVFRYFPRLKERTGLAGYLSGGEQQMLAIGRALMARPKMILMDEPSMGLSPLLVKEVFGIIKAINRDLGVTILLVEQNARAALSVASHGYIMEQGKVVLDGTAEELRDNEDVKEFYLGGAGDQRKSFKNLKSFKRRKRWL; encoded by the coding sequence ATGAGCGAAGCAACCGAAATCAATCGTCCTGCGACGGCAGCGCAAGCTGCCGCCCCGCTGCTCAGCGTCCACAACATCGAGGTGGTCTACGACAAGGTCATCCTGGTGCTGCGCGGCCTCAGCCTCGAAGTGCCGAAGGGGGCGATCGTGGCACTGCTCGGCGCCAACGGCGCCGGCAAGTCGACGACGCTGAAGGCGATCTCGGGCCTGCTCAAGACCGAGGACGGCGAAGTCATCCGCGGCGAAATCGTTTTCGACGGCGAGCGCATCAACGGCATCGATCCCGACAAGATCGTCCGCCGCGGCATCTTCCAGGTGATGGAGGGCCGCCGCATCATCGCCGACATGACGTCGATCGAAAATCTCAAGCTGGGCGCGTTCACCCGCACCGACAACGAAATCGCCGCCGACATCGACATGGTGTTCAGATATTTTCCGCGGCTCAAGGAACGCACCGGGCTTGCCGGCTATCTCTCCGGCGGCGAGCAGCAGATGCTGGCGATCGGGCGCGCGCTGATGGCGCGCCCCAAGATGATCCTGATGGACGAACCGTCGATGGGCCTGTCGCCGTTGCTGGTCAAGGAGGTGTTTGGGATCATCAAGGCAATCAACCGCGACCTCGGCGTCACCATCCTGCTGGTGGAGCAGAACGCGCGCGCGGCGCTGTCGGTGGCGAGCCACGGTTACATCATGGAACAAGGCAAGGTCGTGCTCGACGGCACGGCGGAAGAATTGCGCGACAATGAGGACGTCAAGGAATTCTACCTCGGCGGCGCCGGCGACCAGCGCAAGAGTTTTAAGAACCTGAAGAGCTTCAAGCGGCGAAAGCGGTGGCTGTGA
- a CDS encoding branched-chain amino acid ABC transporter permease, with the protein MNTQLLIQLLVNGLVVGTLYGVVAMSFVLIYKATQVVNFAQGELLLIGAWVCWWLLTKYQVPFYVGMPITLVFMFLFGIAIQIVILRPMIGEPIISVIMVTIALSTVFSALMKWMFGVNLQPFPRIFQTQNVNILGLQVQTVYLMSLAVSVAMMIGMAWFFRLSKYGLAMRATAFNQQVAQSLGISVKSVFAMAWAISATVSAVAGVVVAVVNGVSAGLSAYGVKVFPAAILGGLDSVGGAVLGGIIIGLLENVAHFLDSEYLHWGNLYEIAPFYALIIILMIKPYGLFGTKDIERV; encoded by the coding sequence ATGAACACCCAGCTTCTCATCCAGCTCCTGGTCAACGGCCTCGTGGTCGGCACGCTCTATGGCGTGGTCGCCATGTCGTTCGTTTTGATCTACAAGGCGACTCAGGTCGTGAACTTCGCGCAAGGCGAACTGCTGCTGATCGGCGCCTGGGTATGCTGGTGGCTGCTCACGAAATACCAGGTGCCGTTCTACGTGGGCATGCCGATCACACTGGTCTTCATGTTCCTGTTCGGCATCGCGATCCAGATCGTCATCCTGCGGCCGATGATCGGCGAGCCGATCATTTCCGTGATCATGGTGACGATCGCGCTGTCGACGGTGTTTTCCGCGTTGATGAAGTGGATGTTCGGCGTCAATTTGCAGCCGTTCCCGCGCATCTTCCAGACCCAGAACGTCAATATCCTCGGTCTGCAGGTGCAGACCGTCTATCTGATGAGCCTCGCCGTCTCGGTGGCGATGATGATCGGCATGGCGTGGTTCTTCCGCCTCTCCAAATATGGTCTCGCCATGCGCGCCACCGCGTTCAACCAGCAGGTCGCGCAGTCGCTCGGCATTTCCGTGAAGAGCGTATTCGCAATGGCCTGGGCGATCTCGGCCACCGTCTCCGCCGTCGCAGGCGTGGTGGTGGCCGTCGTCAACGGCGTTTCGGCTGGGCTTTCCGCCTATGGCGTGAAGGTGTTTCCGGCCGCGATCCTCGGCGGCCTCGACAGCGTCGGCGGCGCGGTGCTCGGCGGCATCATCATTGGGCTGTTGGAAAACGTCGCGCACTTTCTCGACAGCGAATATCTGCATTGGGGCAATCTCTACGAGATCGCGCCGTTCTATGCGCTGATCATTATTCTCATGATCAAGCCGTACGGACTGTTCGGCACCAAGGACATCGAGCGGGTGTAA
- a CDS encoding aromatic ring-hydroxylating dioxygenase subunit alpha, translated as MSRQDQVNLLKRLLHYVETRTTAMADSPWRNEVSVYTDAERLKEEQRVLFRKHPLVMGFASDWPEPGSFSTDDYAGLPVLIVRGRDGKLRAFLNVCRHRGAKVAHGCGKARLLSCPYHAWTYDLAGQLMGIPDERCFPDVRGERASLVELPLCEKHGLVWVMPTADRSTDFDIDPWLGGLADELASFGFASWSFYDRREIPETMNWKIVVDTFNEGYHVGFLHRDSLRDILHGNVTDFEAFGLNHRLTFPRRKLERLKAEPEDTWDLMWNTTLVYSLFPNTVLLVQGDHVELARVFPRDGRTDRAVMDLGLYVPKAPSTEEERIHWDKNMQLVLDVVTGEDFPTGRSIQIGLTSGAQTHTVYGRNEPAMIHYHQSMRTALGLRSETERLSD; from the coding sequence ATGAGCAGGCAGGATCAGGTCAATCTTTTGAAGCGGCTGTTGCATTACGTGGAGACCCGGACCACGGCGATGGCGGATAGCCCGTGGCGCAACGAGGTGTCGGTCTACACGGATGCAGAGCGCCTCAAAGAGGAGCAGCGGGTTCTGTTTCGCAAGCATCCGCTGGTCATGGGCTTCGCTTCGGACTGGCCCGAGCCGGGGAGTTTTAGCACCGACGATTATGCCGGTTTGCCCGTTCTGATCGTGCGGGGACGCGACGGCAAATTGCGCGCCTTCCTGAACGTGTGCCGCCATCGAGGCGCCAAGGTCGCGCATGGCTGCGGCAAGGCGCGGCTGCTCTCATGCCCCTATCATGCCTGGACCTATGATCTCGCCGGCCAGCTGATGGGCATTCCCGACGAGCGCTGCTTTCCCGACGTGCGCGGCGAGCGCGCATCGCTCGTCGAGCTGCCATTGTGTGAAAAGCACGGTCTTGTGTGGGTGATGCCGACCGCGGACCGTTCGACGGATTTCGACATCGATCCATGGCTTGGGGGGCTCGCAGACGAGCTTGCGTCTTTTGGATTTGCGTCCTGGTCGTTCTACGACCGGCGCGAGATTCCGGAGACCATGAACTGGAAGATTGTCGTGGATACGTTCAACGAGGGCTACCACGTCGGCTTCCTGCACCGCGATTCCCTGCGCGACATCCTGCATGGCAACGTGACCGATTTCGAGGCGTTCGGTCTCAATCACCGCCTGACGTTTCCGCGCAGGAAACTCGAGCGGCTCAAGGCCGAGCCCGAGGACACCTGGGATTTGATGTGGAATACGACGCTGGTCTATTCGCTGTTTCCCAACACGGTTCTGCTGGTGCAGGGCGACCATGTCGAACTGGCGCGGGTGTTTCCCCGCGACGGACGCACGGACCGCGCCGTCATGGACCTTGGGCTATATGTGCCGAAGGCGCCGAGCACCGAGGAAGAGCGCATCCATTGGGACAAGAATATGCAGCTCGTTCTCGATGTCGTCACGGGCGAGGATTTCCCGACCGGGCGCAGCATTCAGATCGGCCTGACCTCGGGTGCGCAGACGCACACCGTCTACGGCCGCAACGAGCCCGCGATGATCCACTACCATCAGTCGATGCGGACGGCACTCGGCCTAAGGTCTGAAACTGAGCGGCTTTCGGATTAG
- the gmd gene encoding GDP-mannose 4,6-dehydratase → MTAQNPKRVALITGVTGQDGAYLAEYLLGLGYEVHGIKRRSSSFNTARIDHIYQDPHSRNVPFLLHYGDMTDSTNLIRLMQQIRPTEIYNLAAQSHVGVSFESPEYTANADAIGVLRLLEAIRILGMEKETRFYQASTSELYGLAKEVPQRESTPFYPRSPYGVAKLYGYWITVNYREAYGMYASNGILFNHESPIRGETFVTRKITRSVARIETGLEDTLYLGNLEAKRDWGHARDYIEGMHLILQADAPDDFVLATGETRSVREFVEVAFAEVGRRIEWRGQGVDETGVDKKTGKTVVRIDPVYFRPTEVDLLIGDASKARDKLGWKPKTSFTQMVKEMVASDLAEARREAAGGKHSL, encoded by the coding sequence ATGACGGCTCAAAATCCAAAGCGTGTGGCGCTGATCACCGGCGTCACCGGACAGGACGGCGCCTATCTGGCCGAATATCTTCTTGGCCTCGGCTATGAAGTCCACGGCATCAAGCGGCGGTCGTCCTCGTTCAACACCGCGCGCATCGATCACATCTACCAGGACCCGCATTCGCGCAACGTGCCGTTCCTGCTGCATTACGGCGACATGACCGACTCGACCAACCTGATCCGGCTGATGCAGCAAATCAGGCCGACCGAGATCTACAACCTCGCCGCCCAGAGCCATGTCGGCGTCAGCTTTGAAAGCCCGGAATACACCGCCAACGCCGACGCGATCGGCGTGCTGCGGCTCTTGGAGGCGATCCGCATTCTCGGCATGGAAAAGGAGACGCGGTTCTATCAGGCCTCGACGTCCGAGCTCTATGGTCTCGCCAAGGAGGTGCCGCAGCGGGAATCCACGCCGTTCTACCCGCGCTCGCCCTATGGCGTTGCGAAACTTTACGGCTACTGGATCACGGTCAATTACCGCGAGGCATACGGCATGTATGCCTCGAACGGCATCCTGTTCAACCATGAGAGCCCGATCCGGGGCGAGACCTTTGTAACGCGCAAGATCACGCGCAGCGTTGCCCGCATCGAGACCGGTCTGGAAGACACGCTCTATCTGGGCAATCTCGAAGCCAAGCGCGACTGGGGCCATGCGCGGGACTATATCGAGGGCATGCACCTGATCCTGCAGGCCGATGCGCCCGACGATTTCGTGCTGGCGACCGGCGAGACCCGTTCGGTGCGTGAGTTCGTCGAGGTGGCGTTTGCCGAAGTGGGCCGCCGCATCGAATGGCGCGGCCAGGGCGTCGACGAGACCGGCGTCGACAAGAAAACCGGCAAGACCGTGGTCCGCATCGATCCGGTTTATTTCCGGCCGACCGAAGTCGATCTTCTGATCGGCGATGCGAGCAAGGCGCGGGACAAGCTCGGCTGGAAGCCCAAGACGTCCTTCACCCAGATGGTCAAGGAAATGGTCGCGAGCGATCTCGCAGAAGCCCGGCGGGAGGCGGCAGGTGGCAAGCATTCCCTTTGA
- a CDS encoding branched-chain amino acid ABC transporter permease — MAGQTLIPAGDFRTSYAADTTVFPTTTSRNAMILGIVLICLAPHVVGAYVLSLLIQIGIFGIAALGLNIVVGFTGQISIGHAAFFGFGAFTSAYLSNRFGIPVFFCIPLAGVVTAAVGLIFGLPAARLKGLYLAIATLAAQYILLDFFARAEWFTGGSVPASAEPFSIFGYTLRGDKQYFYVVLAYVVVCYLLVTNLIRSRDGRALVAVRDHYLSAEIMGINLTKYRTLSFGLAAFFAGVGGALYAHYNQVVSNEGFGIDRSIIFLAMIIIGGLGSIMGTLMGTAFMVLLPESMEWLSVALRDSPIDQFLGLKNNIAFLREMAIGVIIIVFLVFEPDGLAHRWRQIKAYWKLYPFSH, encoded by the coding sequence ATGGCAGGCCAGACCCTCATTCCCGCCGGCGATTTCCGCACCAGCTACGCGGCGGATACCACCGTGTTTCCGACCACCACCAGCCGCAATGCCATGATCCTTGGCATCGTACTGATCTGCCTTGCGCCCCATGTCGTCGGCGCCTACGTCCTCAGTCTGCTGATCCAGATCGGCATCTTCGGCATCGCCGCCCTCGGGCTCAACATCGTCGTCGGCTTCACCGGCCAGATCTCGATCGGCCACGCCGCCTTTTTCGGCTTCGGCGCCTTCACCTCGGCCTATCTCTCGAACCGGTTCGGGATTCCCGTCTTCTTCTGCATTCCGCTCGCAGGCGTAGTGACGGCGGCCGTCGGCCTGATCTTCGGCCTGCCAGCCGCGCGGCTGAAGGGACTTTATCTCGCGATCGCGACCCTGGCGGCGCAATACATCCTGCTCGACTTCTTTGCGCGGGCCGAATGGTTCACCGGCGGCAGCGTTCCGGCCAGCGCCGAGCCGTTCTCGATCTTCGGCTACACGCTGCGCGGCGACAAACAGTACTTCTACGTCGTACTGGCCTATGTCGTCGTCTGCTATCTCCTCGTGACGAACCTGATCCGTTCGCGCGACGGACGTGCGCTGGTCGCGGTGCGAGACCATTATCTGTCCGCCGAGATCATGGGCATCAACCTGACCAAGTACCGCACGCTGTCGTTCGGCCTCGCCGCCTTCTTTGCCGGCGTCGGCGGCGCCCTTTATGCGCACTACAACCAGGTGGTCTCCAACGAAGGTTTTGGCATCGATCGCTCGATCATCTTCCTCGCGATGATCATCATCGGCGGGCTCGGTTCGATCATGGGCACGCTGATGGGCACAGCCTTCATGGTGCTGCTGCCGGAATCGATGGAATGGCTGAGCGTCGCGCTGCGCGACAGCCCGATCGACCAATTCCTCGGACTGAAGAACAACATCGCCTTCCTGCGCGAGATGGCCATCGGCGTGATCATCATCGTCTTTCTGGTGTTCGAGCCGGATGGATTGGCGCATCGATGGCGGCAGATCAAGGCATACTGGAAACTCTACCCGTTCTCGCATTGA
- a CDS encoding Crp/Fnr family transcriptional regulator, translating into MIAAEYLKRIAAWSRELNEREIEAARAGIVEKSYRANEHIFMRGDPFDYWTGIVTGLARMSTVSSGGKAATFAGLTAGAWFGEGSMLKSEPRRYDVVALRDTRLALMDRATFFWLFENSVAFNRFLVRQLNERLGQFIGALEHGRTLDATGRVARSIASLFNPILYPDLTRHLEITQEEIGALSGLSRQNANQCLKRLEKEGLLRLEYGGVTILDPEKLRHYGE; encoded by the coding sequence ATGATTGCTGCGGAGTACCTCAAGCGCATCGCGGCCTGGTCGCGTGAACTGAACGAGCGGGAAATCGAGGCCGCGCGTGCCGGCATTGTGGAGAAATCCTATCGTGCCAACGAGCACATCTTCATGCGCGGCGATCCGTTCGATTACTGGACCGGCATTGTGACGGGCCTGGCCCGCATGAGTACCGTGTCGAGCGGCGGCAAGGCGGCGACCTTCGCCGGCCTCACGGCCGGCGCCTGGTTCGGCGAGGGCTCGATGCTCAAAAGCGAGCCGCGTCGCTATGACGTGGTGGCGTTGCGCGACACGCGGCTGGCGCTGATGGATCGCGCTACCTTCTTCTGGCTGTTCGAGAACAGCGTCGCCTTCAACCGTTTTCTGGTCAGGCAGCTCAACGAGCGGCTCGGCCAGTTCATCGGGGCGCTGGAACATGGCCGCACGCTGGATGCGACCGGTCGCGTCGCGCGCTCGATCGCCTCGCTGTTCAATCCGATACTGTATCCGGACCTGACGCGTCATCTCGAAATCACCCAGGAGGAGATTGGAGCCCTGTCAGGCCTGTCCCGGCAGAACGCCAACCAGTGCCTGAAGCGGCTGGAGAAGGAGGGCCTGCTGCGACTGGAATATGGTGGGGTGACAATCCTCGACCCCGAAAAGCTGCGCCATTACGGCGAATAA